One window of the Saccopteryx bilineata isolate mSacBil1 chromosome 2, mSacBil1_pri_phased_curated, whole genome shotgun sequence genome contains the following:
- the S100B gene encoding protein S100-B, translating to MSELEKAVVGLIDVFHQYSGREGDKHKLKKSELKELINNEFPHFLEEIKEQEIVDKVMETLDNDGDGECDFQEFMAFVAMVTTACHEFFEHA from the exons ATGTCTGAGCTGGAAAAGGCCGTGGTGGGCCTCATTGATGTTTTCCATCAATATTCTGGAAGGGAAGGTGACAAGCACAAACTGAAGAAATCTGAACTCAAGGAGCTCATCAACAATGAGTTTCCCCACTTTTTAGAG GAAATCAAAGAGCAGGAGATTGTGGACAAAGTCATGGAAACACTGGACAACGATGGAGATGGCGAATGTGACTTCCAGGAATTTATGGCATTTGTTGCCATGGTTACCACAGCCTGCCACGAGTTCTTTGAACACGCATGA